The following are encoded together in the Lathyrus oleraceus cultivar Zhongwan6 chromosome 3, CAAS_Psat_ZW6_1.0, whole genome shotgun sequence genome:
- the LOC127127021 gene encoding RING-H2 finger protein ATL67, producing the protein MSSPHSYFTNLGLGYSIAITLAFLVLLATLFLSFYLCCRTNHNNNNNLNNNNPNNNNPNNYTEGIVLSRDIFISETDEENQLGEENTVIGLEDNVINSYPRFQFNRDNATVLGQNTTCSICLCEYKDSEMLRMMPECRHYFHLCCLDSWLKLNGSCPVCRNSPLPTPLATPLQEVVPLSQYGADRRRRR; encoded by the coding sequence ATGTCCTCTCCACACAGTTACTTCACCAACCTTGGCCTCGGCTACTCCATAGCCATAACCCTCGCTTTTCTCGTCCTCCTCGCCACTCTCTTCCTCTCTTTCTACCTCTGTTGTCGCACcaatcacaacaacaacaacaacctcaacaacaacaatccCAACAACAACAATCCCAACAACTACACAGAAGGCATCGTTTTGTCACGTGACATCTTCATATCTGAAACCGATGAAGAAAACCAACTCGGCGAAGAAAACACTGTAATCGGTCTAGAAGACAACGTAATAAACTCGTACCCGAGGTTTCAATTCAACAGAGACAACGCTACCGTATTAGGACAGAACACAACATGTTCTATTTGTTTGTGTGAGTATAAAGATTCCGAGATGCTGAGGATGATGCCTGAGTGTCGTCATTATTTTCATCTCTGCTGTCTTGATTCGTGGTTGAAGCTTAACGGTTCTTGTCCGGTTTGCCGAAACTCCCCGCTTCCAACGCCGCTAGCTACTCCGCTTCAGGAGGTTGTTCCGCTTTCTCAGTACGGTGCTGATCGGAGACGAAGAAGGTGA